A region from the Hypericibacter adhaerens genome encodes:
- a CDS encoding ABCB family ABC transporter ATP-binding protein/permease, translating into MVPPVASTAARSSYRGQWSALKSLLPHLWPKGEGELKARVMLASLCLVLAKVANLYVPILFKRMVDALGVTGTALALPLGLLLAYGLVRVMAQIFAELRDAVFAKVAQRAIRRVALQTFRHLHRLSLRFHLDRQTGGLSRAIERGAKGIEFLLFFMLFNVFPTLVEIGLVCIVLWHLYDVWFALVTAVTIGSYIWYTLFVTEWRLKYRRRMNESDSEANTKAIDSLLNYETVKYFGNEEHEARRYDVALQSYEKAAIKTRVSLSFLNIGQAGIIAVGVTLMMGMAAQGVVAHQMTVGDFVLVNAYLIQLYLPLNFLGTVYRELRQSLIDMEQMFALLGLSVEVPDRPGAPPLVVERGELVFDHVDFGYDPRRPILKDVSFRVAPGQTVAVVGPSGAGKSTISRLLFRFYDVDAGRILIDGQDLREVQQVSLRAALGIVPQDTVLFNDTVYYNIAYGRPSATREEIEAAARLARIHDFVTGLPDGYQTKVGERGLKLSGGEKQRVAIARTILKGPAILLFDEATSALDTGTEKEIQQSLAEVSADRTTLVIAHRLSTVVHADEILVLQEGRVVERGRHEALLAQGGIYATMWARQQAQARKPMNGETGGEAPVVTPEPALRARGNHGR; encoded by the coding sequence ATGGTTCCTCCCGTCGCATCGACTGCCGCCCGTTCGAGCTATCGCGGACAATGGTCGGCGCTGAAGTCGCTCCTGCCGCATCTCTGGCCCAAGGGCGAGGGCGAGCTCAAGGCACGCGTGATGCTGGCCTCGCTCTGCCTGGTGCTCGCCAAGGTCGCGAACCTCTATGTCCCGATCCTGTTCAAGCGCATGGTCGATGCGCTGGGCGTGACCGGGACGGCGCTGGCGCTGCCGCTGGGCCTGCTCCTGGCCTACGGCCTCGTGCGCGTCATGGCGCAGATCTTCGCCGAGCTGCGCGACGCCGTCTTCGCCAAGGTGGCGCAGCGCGCGATCCGGCGCGTGGCGCTGCAGACCTTCCGCCATCTGCATCGGCTCTCGCTGCGCTTCCATCTCGATCGCCAGACCGGCGGCCTTTCGCGCGCGATCGAGCGCGGCGCGAAAGGCATCGAGTTCCTGCTGTTCTTCATGCTGTTCAACGTGTTCCCGACGCTGGTGGAGATCGGGCTCGTCTGCATCGTGCTCTGGCATCTCTACGATGTCTGGTTCGCGCTGGTGACCGCGGTCACGATCGGCTCCTACATCTGGTACACGCTCTTCGTCACGGAATGGCGGCTCAAATACCGCCGGCGCATGAACGAGAGCGACAGCGAGGCCAACACCAAGGCGATCGACAGCCTGCTCAACTACGAGACGGTCAAGTATTTCGGCAACGAGGAGCACGAGGCGCGCCGCTACGACGTGGCGCTGCAGTCCTACGAGAAGGCCGCGATCAAGACGCGGGTCAGCCTCTCCTTCCTCAATATCGGCCAGGCCGGCATCATCGCCGTCGGCGTGACCCTGATGATGGGCATGGCGGCCCAGGGCGTCGTCGCGCATCAGATGACCGTGGGCGACTTCGTGCTGGTGAACGCCTATCTGATCCAGCTCTACCTGCCGCTCAACTTCCTCGGCACCGTCTATCGCGAGCTGCGCCAGTCGCTCATCGACATGGAGCAGATGTTCGCGCTCCTGGGCCTCTCGGTCGAGGTGCCGGACCGGCCGGGCGCGCCGCCGCTGGTCGTCGAGCGCGGCGAGCTCGTCTTCGATCACGTCGATTTCGGCTATGACCCGCGCCGGCCGATCCTGAAGGATGTCTCCTTCCGCGTGGCGCCGGGCCAGACCGTGGCGGTGGTGGGGCCGAGCGGCGCCGGCAAATCGACGATCTCGCGGCTGCTGTTCCGCTTCTACGACGTCGATGCCGGCCGCATCCTGATCGACGGCCAGGACCTGCGCGAGGTGCAGCAGGTCTCGCTCCGCGCGGCGCTCGGCATCGTTCCGCAGGACACCGTCCTCTTCAACGACACGGTCTATTACAACATCGCCTATGGCCGGCCTTCCGCGACGCGCGAGGAGATCGAGGCGGCGGCGCGGCTCGCGCGCATCCATGATTTCGTCACGGGCCTTCCCGACGGCTACCAGACCAAGGTGGGCGAGCGGGGCTTAAAGCTCTCGGGCGGCGAGAAGCAGCGCGTCGCGATCGCGCGCACCATCCTCAAGGGCCCGGCGATCCTGCTCTTCGACGAGGCCACCTCGGCGCTCGATACCGGCACCGAGAAGGAGATCCAGCAGAGCCTGGCCGAGGTCTCGGCCGACCGCACCACGCTGGTCATCGCCCACCGGCTGTCGACCGTGGTCCATGCCGACGAGATCCTGGTGCTGCAGGAGGGCCGCGTCGTCGAGCGCGGCCGTCACGAAGCGCTGCTGGCACAGGGCGGCATCTATGCCACCATGTGGGCGCGCCAGCAGGCCCAGGCCCGCAAGCCCATGAACGGTGAAACGGGCGGCGAGGCGCCGGTGGTGACGCCGGAGCCGGCTTTGCGGGCGAGGGGGAATCATGGGCGATGA
- a CDS encoding toxin-activating lysine-acyltransferase encodes MEPPKPKRPPGAPQPQPQRPGAPRPGPRNPAAANPAAAKRPAGGPAAPRAIPNVQGTAFLGSDIAPVPAAEGKEPLVSRKLPNRVLALGLATELLHTRPPFSNFRFGKLTGVIRGQIRRGHYLFTFRGKQPVGYIGWAECDQKVAEAWMERSYIPTYQECTGGDSCVLITFVSPGTTVTLHLIREARRLYPDRPIYFMREYENGKKRKATVLNRFFERGEKGENS; translated from the coding sequence ATGGAGCCGCCTAAGCCCAAGCGCCCGCCGGGTGCGCCGCAACCGCAGCCGCAGCGCCCGGGTGCCCCGCGCCCCGGCCCGCGCAATCCTGCCGCCGCCAACCCGGCGGCCGCGAAACGGCCGGCCGGCGGCCCGGCCGCGCCGCGCGCCATTCCCAACGTCCAGGGCACGGCCTTCCTCGGCTCCGACATCGCGCCGGTGCCGGCGGCCGAGGGCAAGGAGCCGCTGGTGAGCCGCAAGCTGCCCAACCGCGTGCTGGCGCTGGGGCTCGCGACCGAGCTGCTTCATACGCGGCCGCCCTTCAGCAATTTCAGGTTCGGCAAGCTCACCGGCGTCATCCGCGGCCAGATCCGGCGCGGCCATTATCTCTTCACCTTCCGCGGGAAGCAGCCGGTGGGCTATATCGGCTGGGCCGAATGCGACCAGAAGGTCGCCGAAGCCTGGATGGAGCGCAGCTACATCCCCACCTATCAGGAGTGCACCGGCGGCGATTCCTGCGTGCTCATCACCTTCGTCTCGCCGGGCACCACGGTCACGCTGCACCTGATCCGCGAGGCGCGCAGGCTCTATCCGGACCGGCCGATCTATTTCATGCGCGAATACGAGAACGGCAAGAAGCGCAAGGCCACCGTGCTCAACCGTTTCTTCGAGCGCGGCGAAAAGGGCGAGAACAGCTAG
- the scpA gene encoding methylmalonyl-CoA mutase: MPDFPKKSLADWASLAGKELGGQPADSLIWNTPEGIAVKPLYTAADLEGLEAAQSLPGFPPYLRGPRATMYANRPWTVRQYAGFSTAEDSNRFYRENLAAGQMGLSVAFDLATHRGYDSDHPRVMGDVGKAGVAIDSVEDMKILFDGIPLDKMSVSMTMNGAVLPVLAGYIVAAEEQGVPPAKLSGTIQNDILKEFMVRNTYIYPPEPSMRIVADIIAYTAQHMPKFNSISISGYHMQEAGATAVQELAFTLADGVEYVRAALSCGLKIDDFAPRLSFFFAIGMNFFMEIAKLRAARLLWAKLMQQFEPKNPASLALRTHCQTSGVSLTEQDPYNNVIRTTVEALAAVLGGTQSLHTNSFDEALGLPTPFSAGIARNTQLILQEESGVAHVVDPLGGSYYVERLTASLAAEAMKLIEETEALGGMTKAVETGMPKLRIEEAAARRQARVDRGEEVIVGVNKYRAAEPAQVDVLDIDNSKVREQQIARLERVRATRDGARVAAALSALTEAARSGEGNLLALAVEATRARATVGEISAALEQVFGRHRAATRSISGVYGAAYAGDERFQKIQREVKSFIDATGRRPRLLVVKLGQDGHDRGAKVIATAFADMGFDVDIGPLFQTPEEAARQAIENDVHVIGVSSQAAGHKTLVPQLIEALRKAGAGDILVVAGGVIPPQDYDFLRKAGVAAIYGPGTNIPLAAAEMIEMIRRHRKAA, translated from the coding sequence TTGCCTGATTTTCCGAAGAAATCTCTCGCCGACTGGGCGTCTCTCGCGGGCAAGGAGCTGGGCGGCCAGCCGGCCGACAGCCTGATCTGGAACACGCCCGAGGGGATTGCGGTGAAGCCGCTCTACACGGCCGCCGACCTCGAGGGGCTGGAGGCGGCCCAGAGCCTGCCGGGCTTCCCGCCCTATCTGCGCGGGCCGCGCGCCACCATGTATGCCAACCGGCCCTGGACCGTCCGGCAATATGCGGGCTTCTCCACGGCCGAGGATTCCAACCGCTTCTATCGCGAGAACCTGGCCGCGGGGCAGATGGGCCTCTCGGTCGCCTTCGATCTCGCCACCCATCGCGGCTACGATTCCGACCATCCGCGCGTGATGGGCGATGTCGGCAAGGCCGGCGTCGCGATCGATTCCGTCGAGGACATGAAGATCCTGTTCGACGGGATCCCGCTCGACAAGATGAGCGTCTCCATGACCATGAACGGCGCGGTGCTGCCGGTGCTGGCGGGCTACATCGTCGCCGCCGAGGAGCAGGGTGTGCCGCCGGCGAAGCTCTCCGGCACGATCCAGAACGACATCCTCAAGGAGTTCATGGTCCGCAACACCTACATCTATCCGCCCGAGCCCTCGATGCGGATCGTGGCCGACATCATCGCCTATACCGCCCAGCACATGCCCAAGTTCAACTCGATCTCGATCTCGGGCTATCACATGCAGGAGGCGGGGGCGACGGCGGTGCAGGAGCTGGCCTTCACGCTGGCCGACGGCGTCGAATATGTGCGCGCGGCCCTGTCGTGCGGCCTCAAGATCGATGATTTCGCGCCGCGCCTCTCCTTCTTCTTCGCCATCGGCATGAACTTCTTCATGGAGATCGCGAAGCTCCGGGCGGCCCGCCTGCTCTGGGCCAAGCTGATGCAGCAGTTCGAGCCCAAGAATCCCGCCTCGCTGGCGCTGCGCACGCATTGCCAGACCTCGGGCGTGAGCCTCACCGAGCAGGATCCCTACAACAACGTGATCCGTACCACGGTCGAGGCGTTGGCGGCGGTGCTGGGCGGCACACAGTCGCTCCACACCAACTCTTTCGACGAAGCGCTGGGCCTGCCCACGCCCTTCTCGGCCGGCATCGCGCGCAACACGCAGCTCATCCTCCAGGAGGAGAGCGGCGTCGCCCATGTCGTCGATCCGCTGGGCGGCAGCTACTATGTCGAGCGCCTGACCGCGAGCCTCGCCGCCGAGGCGATGAAGCTGATCGAGGAGACCGAAGCGCTCGGCGGCATGACCAAGGCGGTCGAGACCGGCATGCCGAAGCTGCGGATCGAGGAGGCGGCGGCGCGCCGGCAGGCGCGGGTCGATCGCGGCGAGGAGGTCATCGTCGGCGTCAACAAATACCGCGCCGCCGAGCCCGCCCAGGTCGATGTGCTCGATATCGACAACAGCAAGGTGCGCGAGCAGCAGATCGCGCGGCTCGAGCGCGTCCGCGCCACGCGCGACGGCGCCCGTGTCGCGGCGGCGCTGTCGGCGCTGACCGAGGCGGCGCGCTCGGGCGAGGGCAACCTGCTGGCGCTGGCGGTCGAGGCGACCCGGGCGCGGGCCACGGTCGGCGAGATCTCGGCGGCGCTGGAGCAGGTCTTCGGCCGCCATCGTGCCGCCACCCGCTCCATCAGCGGCGTCTATGGCGCGGCCTATGCGGGCGACGAGCGCTTCCAGAAGATCCAGCGCGAGGTCAAATCCTTCATCGACGCGACCGGCCGGCGCCCGCGCCTGCTGGTGGTCAAGCTCGGCCAGGACGGCCATGACCGCGGCGCCAAGGTGATCGCGACCGCCTTCGCCGATATGGGCTTCGACGTCGATATCGGGCCTCTGTTCCAGACCCCGGAGGAGGCGGCCCGCCAGGCGATCGAGAACGATGTGCATGTGATCGGCGTCTCGTCGCAGGCGGCGGGCCACAAGACGCTGGTGCCGCAGCTGATCGAGGCGCTGCGCAAGGCCGGGGCGGGCGACATCCTGGTGGTCGCCGGCGGCGTCATTCCGCCGCAGGATTACGACTTCCTGCGCAAGGCGGGCGTGGCCGCGATCTATGGTCCGGGAACCAACATCCCGCTGGCCGCGGCCGAGATGATCGAGATGATCCGCCGTCATCGCAAGGCGGCCTGA
- the meaB gene encoding methylmalonyl Co-A mutase-associated GTPase MeaB: MSGDSERSLMELAAGVEARDRRALARAITLVESNRPADRAAADRLIEKLLPATGRALRLGISGPPGVGKSTFIEAFGLHLVGAGHRLAVLAIDPSSRVSGGSILGDKTRMAELSRHPAAFIRPSPAGETLGGVARRTREAMLVCEAAGFDLVMIETVGVGQSETAVADMVDLFLLLVQPGGGDDLQGIKRGIVELADLVVVTKSDGDLEAVAGRTAADYQAALRLLRPAAEGAVRVQEVSAVTGKGIAALWQAVEAAAREAETSGARGRRRAAQARSWLWSELSENLLAALKAHPEVAGRLPELETQVAAGRVSPPAAAAVLLAAFRKG, from the coding sequence ATGAGCGGCGATTCCGAGCGTTCGCTGATGGAGCTGGCCGCGGGCGTGGAGGCCCGCGACCGGCGCGCGCTCGCCCGCGCCATCACGCTGGTGGAATCGAACCGTCCCGCCGACCGCGCCGCCGCCGATCGGCTGATCGAGAAGCTCCTCCCGGCCACGGGCCGCGCGCTGCGGCTCGGCATCTCGGGGCCGCCGGGCGTGGGCAAATCGACCTTCATCGAGGCCTTCGGGCTGCATCTGGTGGGCGCCGGCCACAGGCTGGCGGTGCTCGCGATCGATCCTTCCTCGCGTGTGAGCGGCGGCTCGATCCTGGGCGACAAGACGCGCATGGCGGAGCTGTCGCGTCATCCGGCGGCCTTCATCCGGCCGTCGCCGGCGGGCGAGACGCTCGGCGGCGTCGCGCGACGTACGCGCGAGGCGATGCTGGTCTGCGAGGCCGCCGGCTTCGATCTCGTGATGATCGAGACGGTGGGCGTCGGCCAGTCGGAGACCGCGGTCGCGGACATGGTCGACCTGTTCCTGCTGCTGGTGCAGCCGGGCGGGGGCGACGATCTCCAGGGCATCAAGCGTGGCATCGTCGAGCTCGCCGATCTGGTGGTGGTGACGAAATCGGACGGCGATCTCGAGGCGGTCGCCGGACGGACGGCGGCCGACTATCAGGCGGCGCTGCGATTGCTGCGGCCGGCGGCCGAGGGGGCCGTGCGGGTGCAGGAGGTCTCGGCCGTCACCGGCAAGGGCATTGCCGCGCTGTGGCAGGCGGTCGAGGCGGCGGCCCGGGAAGCGGAAACCAGCGGCGCCCGCGGCCGCCGGCGCGCGGCCCAGGCCCGAAGCTGGCTCTGGAGCGAGCTTTCGGAGAACCTCCTGGCGGCGCTCAAGGCCCATCCCGAGGTGGCCGGGCGGCTGCCCGAGCTCGAGACCCAGGTGGCCGCCGGCCGGGTGAGCCCGCCGGCCGCGGCGGCGGTGCTGCTGGCGGCCTTTCGCAAGGGCTGA
- a CDS encoding aminotransferase class V-fold PLP-dependent enzyme: MPPDQAPAANRPDYGRRLLPLWALDPAIAYLNHGGYGATPHEVLAEQQRWRLELERGPTRFMQKTLPEALRANAAELARFLGADPQDLVFVENATQGMNAVLRSLEFSPGDELLTTTHVYNAVRNTMRHLAERFGATYIEAPLPYPMTDAQQAIDALTPHINARTKLLALDLVTSPTALILPVAALAAKARAVGARVLVDAAHAPGQIEFDLPGLGADYVTGNAHKWLFAPKGTAFLWARRDRQAGLHPTTISHGLGQGFIAEFDWVGTRDPSAWLATGAAIAFYRRMGDGAIRAHNHALANEAATLLSAALGGEEGQSPRLRGAMATVRLEGFEGQDRPAALALNDRLWREHGIEVPIIPFGGSLWVRVSAQIYNEIEDYRRLADALLTLRGA; this comes from the coding sequence ATGCCGCCCGATCAAGCTCCCGCCGCCAATCGTCCCGACTATGGCCGGCGGCTTCTGCCGCTCTGGGCGCTCGATCCGGCGATCGCCTATCTCAACCATGGCGGCTATGGCGCCACGCCGCACGAGGTGCTGGCCGAGCAGCAGCGCTGGCGGCTCGAGCTCGAGCGCGGCCCCACCCGCTTCATGCAGAAGACCCTGCCCGAGGCGCTCCGGGCCAACGCGGCCGAGCTCGCGCGCTTCCTCGGCGCCGATCCCCAGGATCTCGTCTTCGTCGAGAACGCGACCCAGGGCATGAACGCGGTTCTGCGCTCGCTGGAATTTTCGCCCGGCGACGAGCTCCTCACCACAACCCATGTCTATAACGCCGTGCGCAACACCATGCGCCATCTCGCGGAGCGCTTCGGTGCGACCTACATCGAAGCGCCCCTGCCCTACCCGATGACCGATGCGCAGCAGGCGATCGATGCGCTCACCCCCCACATCAACGCGCGCACGAAGCTGCTCGCGCTCGATCTCGTCACCTCGCCCACGGCGCTGATCCTGCCCGTGGCGGCGCTGGCGGCGAAGGCGCGGGCGGTGGGCGCCCGCGTGCTGGTCGACGCGGCCCATGCGCCGGGCCAGATCGAGTTCGACCTGCCGGGCCTCGGCGCCGACTATGTCACCGGCAATGCGCATAAATGGCTGTTCGCGCCCAAGGGCACGGCCTTCCTCTGGGCGCGACGCGACCGGCAGGCGGGGCTGCATCCGACCACGATCTCGCACGGGCTGGGTCAGGGCTTCATCGCCGAGTTCGACTGGGTCGGCACGCGCGATCCCTCGGCCTGGCTCGCGACCGGGGCCGCGATCGCCTTCTATCGGCGCATGGGCGACGGCGCCATCCGCGCCCACAACCATGCCCTGGCGAACGAGGCCGCGACGCTGCTGTCGGCGGCGCTGGGCGGCGAGGAGGGCCAGTCGCCCCGCTTGCGCGGCGCCATGGCGACGGTACGGCTCGAAGGCTTCGAAGGCCAGGACCGGCCCGCGGCGCTCGCTCTCAACGACCGACTCTGGCGCGAACATGGCATCGAGGTGCCGATCATCCCCTTCGGCGGCAGCCTCTGGGTGCGGGTCTCGGCGCAGATCTATAACGAGATCGAGGATTACCGCCGGCTGGCGGACGCGCTGCTGACGCTGCGCGGCGCGTAA
- a CDS encoding coiled-coil domain-containing protein, with amino-acid sequence MTAKGGRWLGAAVGLVLTVAWLALVWTYVDREIGWNNVGGMLPHELGAAMAGAFAPLAFLWLLLLYWIRGRDLADAGAAINRQLGLLTFPDETAATRVEAAGAVLKRQAEALRSASDQSSELLGGFALRFQSEAAALTEVVQQARAETDKLREGLAAEIASAREVAAKLDAERVHWGEIVRRHGDSVTSAAGAATEQIAREMERRTDEIDAAVTRALEQGTSMAAEIKMQEEQLGQAVDSAIDRFGQAMARLARELAAAGDRTAQRGGELVNTLQQQMEALGRTADDATMNLKTDLAASTEYLTNSLTRLSDDIEARLMAADKQTTQIGEAVRAAGAAGAEFERTLAERTAALARTGQSARDEAAAAGAALSRLAEETASAMRQPLDQTLAHLRSVAADSTQTLQQTGQTARDEAATAGAALSRLAEETTSAMRQSMEQALAHFRATAADSTATLQQTGRTARDEATAAGGALSRLAEETADALRRSMDQALEHFRVTAADSTATLQQTGQTARNEAIAAGAALSRLAEETASAMRRPMDQTLEHFRATAAESAQTLQQVGQGARDEAAAAGQALGRLADDTAAAMRRPFDQALDHLRAIATESAANAKALSEDLTRQANAVQAQSAAAQGEAAALGASLARQMEDVTAATVALRNEGQANAVSLRGELEAALAQFRQAGGALLADLAVGAQGEGEEMRRRLAAAAADFSAEAQRLLESVGSETDRIGLHWRDSTEEAQKLRRALAEQATGIEQASSASGERMEGALRQAETKLLEYKRSTDTMLEKIDSMIMAGRDQADRIGATAADGAGKIENAGRLFSDQAARLAAVATGAFTAQQQAREAIGKLSDALGETTGVSAVRIGELERIVGTLKADLVNAAEEASRNSRAIAETFRGDTERLVGMARRAAMQVAAVRGVVKDQLTELGQLSTQVGQLVDMIRDSLRGQSESFASVAAGARADTAAIKGELESQIQLLTQLGDQVAERLDKAGGTLDGRTEKLVEATDYVVRRTNEIGATFGERAQFLTETVERIGGQVGELAQRFDQQSQQLARSTSAAETQVQNLKRVQENVTRDLFLRAAAVMVEELNSLAMDISKLLETDVPADVWKDYHKGDRSIFARRLFRGKDSYLVPAIEQRYKDDDRFRDMVERYMERFEELLAQAQEADPESVLNAAFITADVGKLYLVLSRSIGRSAPH; translated from the coding sequence ATGACGGCGAAGGGGGGACGGTGGCTGGGCGCGGCGGTCGGCCTCGTGCTGACGGTCGCGTGGCTGGCCCTGGTCTGGACTTACGTCGATCGCGAGATCGGCTGGAACAATGTCGGCGGCATGCTGCCCCATGAGCTGGGGGCGGCGATGGCGGGCGCGTTTGCGCCGCTGGCCTTCCTCTGGCTGCTCCTTCTCTACTGGATCCGCGGGCGCGACCTGGCCGATGCGGGCGCCGCGATCAACCGCCAGCTCGGCCTCCTGACCTTTCCCGACGAAACGGCGGCCACGCGCGTGGAGGCGGCCGGGGCCGTGCTGAAGCGGCAGGCCGAGGCGCTGCGCTCGGCTTCCGACCAGAGCTCCGAGCTCCTGGGCGGCTTCGCGCTGCGTTTCCAGAGCGAGGCGGCGGCGCTGACCGAGGTGGTGCAGCAGGCCCGCGCCGAGACCGACAAGCTGCGCGAGGGCCTCGCGGCCGAGATCGCCTCGGCGCGCGAGGTGGCGGCCAAGCTCGATGCCGAGCGCGTCCATTGGGGCGAGATCGTGCGGCGCCATGGCGACAGCGTCACCTCGGCTGCGGGTGCCGCCACCGAGCAGATCGCGCGCGAGATGGAGCGGCGCACCGACGAGATCGACGCCGCCGTGACGCGGGCCCTCGAGCAGGGCACCTCCATGGCGGCCGAGATCAAGATGCAGGAGGAGCAGCTGGGCCAGGCGGTCGATTCCGCGATCGACCGCTTCGGGCAGGCGATGGCGCGCCTCGCGCGCGAGCTGGCGGCGGCGGGCGACCGCACCGCGCAGCGCGGCGGCGAGCTGGTCAACACGCTGCAGCAGCAGATGGAGGCCCTGGGCCGCACCGCCGACGATGCGACCATGAACCTCAAGACCGATCTCGCCGCCTCGACCGAATATCTCACCAACAGCCTGACGCGGCTCTCCGACGATATCGAGGCGCGGCTCATGGCGGCCGACAAGCAGACCACGCAGATCGGCGAGGCGGTGCGCGCGGCGGGTGCCGCCGGCGCCGAGTTCGAGCGCACCCTCGCGGAGCGCACTGCGGCCCTGGCCCGGACCGGCCAGAGCGCCCGCGACGAGGCGGCCGCGGCCGGGGCCGCGTTGAGCCGGCTTGCCGAGGAAACGGCGAGCGCGATGCGCCAGCCTCTGGACCAGACGCTCGCGCATCTCCGCTCGGTCGCGGCGGACAGTACCCAGACATTGCAGCAGACGGGCCAGACGGCCCGCGACGAGGCCGCCACGGCGGGCGCGGCCTTGAGCCGGCTCGCGGAAGAGACCACGAGCGCGATGCGCCAGTCGATGGAGCAGGCGCTCGCGCATTTCCGCGCCACCGCCGCCGACAGCACCGCGACCTTGCAGCAGACGGGCCGGACGGCGCGCGACGAAGCCACGGCGGCAGGTGGTGCGCTGAGCCGGCTGGCGGAAGAGACGGCGGACGCCCTGCGCCGGTCGATGGACCAGGCGCTCGAGCATTTCCGCGTCACCGCCGCCGACAGCACGGCGACCCTCCAGCAGACGGGCCAGACGGCCCGCAACGAGGCCATCGCCGCCGGCGCCGCGCTGAGCCGGCTCGCGGAAGAGACGGCGAGCGCCATGCGCCGCCCGATGGATCAGACGCTGGAGCATTTCCGCGCCACCGCCGCCGAGAGCGCGCAGACGCTGCAGCAGGTGGGCCAGGGTGCCCGCGACGAAGCGGCCGCGGCGGGCCAGGCGCTGGGGCGGCTCGCCGACGACACCGCGGCTGCGATGCGCCGGCCCTTCGACCAGGCGCTCGACCATCTGCGCGCGATCGCGACCGAGAGTGCCGCCAATGCCAAGGCCCTCTCGGAGGATCTCACGCGCCAGGCCAATGCCGTGCAGGCGCAATCCGCCGCGGCCCAAGGCGAGGCGGCGGCGCTGGGCGCTTCGCTGGCGCGCCAGATGGAAGACGTCACCGCCGCGACCGTGGCACTGCGCAACGAGGGCCAGGCGAACGCGGTGTCGCTGCGCGGCGAGCTCGAGGCGGCGCTGGCCCAGTTCCGCCAGGCGGGGGGCGCGCTGCTCGCCGATCTCGCGGTGGGCGCGCAGGGCGAGGGCGAGGAGATGCGCCGGCGTCTCGCGGCGGCGGCGGCCGACTTCTCCGCCGAGGCGCAGCGCCTGCTCGAATCGGTCGGCAGCGAAACCGATCGCATCGGGCTGCATTGGCGCGACAGCACCGAGGAGGCACAGAAGCTCCGGCGCGCGCTCGCCGAACAGGCCACCGGCATCGAGCAGGCCTCGTCGGCCTCGGGCGAGCGCATGGAGGGAGCGCTGCGCCAGGCCGAGACCAAGCTCCTCGAATACAAGCGCAGCACCGACACCATGCTGGAGAAGATCGACAGCATGATCATGGCCGGCCGCGACCAGGCCGACCGGATCGGCGCCACCGCGGCCGACGGCGCCGGCAAGATCGAGAATGCCGGCCGGCTCTTCTCGGACCAGGCGGCGCGGCTCGCGGCGGTGGCGACCGGCGCCTTCACCGCGCAGCAGCAGGCGCGCGAGGCGATCGGGAAGCTGTCGGATGCGCTGGGCGAGACCACGGGCGTCAGCGCCGTGCGCATCGGCGAGCTCGAGCGCATCGTCGGCACGCTCAAGGCCGATCTCGTCAATGCCGCCGAGGAGGCCTCGCGCAACTCGCGCGCCATCGCCGAGACCTTCCGCGGCGACACCGAGCGGCTGGTCGGCATGGCGCGGCGCGCGGCGATGCAGGTGGCGGCGGTGCGCGGCGTGGTGAAGGACCAGCTCACCGAGCTGGGCCAGCTCTCGACCCAGGTGGGCCAGCTCGTCGACATGATCCGCGACAGCCTGCGCGGCCAGTCGGAAAGCTTCGCCTCGGTCGCGGCCGGCGCCCGGGCCGACACCGCGGCGATCAAGGGCGAGCTCGAGAGCCAGATCCAGCTCCTGACCCAGCTCGGCGACCAGGTGGCCGAGCGGCTCGACAAGGCGGGCGGCACGCTCGACGGCCGCACCGAGAAGCTGGTGGAAGCCACCGACTATGTAGTGCGCCGCACCAACGAGATCGGCGCCACCTTCGGCGAGCGGGCCCAGTTCCTGACCGAGACGGTCGAGCGCATCGGCGGCCAGGTGGGCGAGCTGGCGCAGCGCTTCGACCAGCAGAGCCAGCAGCTGGCGCGCTCCACCAGCGCCGCCGAGACGCAGGTCCAGAACCTGAAGCGCGTGCAGGAGAACGTCACCCGCGATCTCTTCCTGCGCGCGGCGGCGGTGATGGTCGAGGAGCTCAACTCGCTCGCCATGGATATCAGCAAGCTGCTCGAGACCGACGTGCCGGCCGATGTGTGGAAGGACTACCACAAGGGCGACCGTTCGATCTTCGCGCGCCGCCTGTTCCGCGGGAAGGACAGCTATCTGGTGCCCGCCATCGAGCAGCGCTACAAGGATGACGACCGCTTCCGCGACATGGTCGAGCGTTACATGGAGCGGTTCGAGGAGTTGCTGGCGCAGGCGCAGGAAGCCGATCCGGAAAGCGTGCTTAACGCCGCCTTCATCACCGCCGATGTAGGCAAGCTTTACCTAGTTCTGTCGCGCTCGATCGGCCGCAGCGCGCCGCATTGA